The Anguilla rostrata isolate EN2019 chromosome 18, ASM1855537v3, whole genome shotgun sequence genome has a window encoding:
- the haao gene encoding 3-hydroxyanthranilate 3,4-dioxygenase has product MDAPLLVNVDKWIAQNENSFLPPVCNKLMHFRQLNIMFVGGPNTRKDYHIEEGEELFYQVRGDMCLKVIENGKHKDVPIREGEMFLLPARIPHSPQRQANTVGLVVERRRLPSEIDCLRYYVENSTDVLFERWFPCKDLGTQLVPVIKEFFSSEQYRTGKPSKDEPLRQPPFQLNGMHVMKPFVFREWVEKHHPELAGGRPVNVFGAQFETETALYGPGETEKSRHDTDIWIWQLEGSSQVTMDGQPFSLSARDSLLIPGQSEYQWQRSEGCVALYVRQNPERKSAYF; this is encoded by the exons ATGGATGCGCCACTTCTGGTCAATGTCGACAAATGGATTGCTCAAAACGAAAATTCTTTCCTCCCACCTGTGTGCAACAAACTAAT GCATTTTCGCCAGTTGAACATCATGTTTGTCGGAGGCCCAAACACCAGGAAGGACTATCACATTGAGGAAGGGGAAGAg CTCTTTTATCAGGTCCGAGGGGACATGTGTCTGAAGGTGATTGAGAACGGCAAACACAAGGATGTACCCATCCGTGAGGGGGAG ATGTTCCTGCTCCCGGCCCGgatcccccactccccccagcGGCAGGCGAACACAGTGGGGCTGGTGGTGGAGCGCCGGAGACTTCCCTCTGAGATAGACTGTCTGAG GTATTATGTAGAAAACAGCACGGATGTCCTGTTCGAGCGCTGGTTCCCCTGCAAAGACCTGGGGACACAGCTGGTGCCAGTCATCAAGGA gtTCTTCAGCTCTGAGCAGTACCGAACAGGGAAGCCCAGCAAAG ATGAGCCCCTCAGACAGCCTCCGTTTCAGCTCAACGGCATGCACGTGATGAAGCCCTTCGTCTTCAGGGAGTGGGTGGAGAAGCACCACCCGGAGCTGGCCGGAGGACGCCCCGTCAACGTGTTTGGGGCGCAGTTCGAGACAGAG ACCGCACTCTATGGACCAGGGGAGACGGAGAAGTCCCGGCACGACACGGATATTTGGATATGGCAGCTG GAAGGAAGCTCTCAGGTGACAATGGACGGTCagccgttctctctctctgcaagaGACAGCTTGCTTATCCCCGGACAAAGCGA GTACCAGTGGCAGAGGAGCGAGGGATGCGTGGCTCTGTACGTCAGGCAGAACCCAGAGAGGAAGAGCGCCTATTTCTGA
- the LOC135245272 gene encoding transmembrane protein 229B-like produces MVSLNSVLKRKPQHKCPRHKCPPLHKHSSSSFNMTGGRGRASPAVLHPLMPIARLYVYALHGCLCEVAFTAACNWYELRDRKLVGHTSLWALPIYSSAIFLIERLHLCLHPRCPLVVRLTVYTLLTYLWEFSTGFILRLLGACPWDYSSFRWNVMGLVTLEYALPWALACLIAERHIIRNTLRMRLESPHHT; encoded by the coding sequence ATGGTAAGTTTGAACAGTGTTCTAAAAAGAAAACCACAGCACAAATGCCCGCGTCACAAATGCCCGCCGttgcacaaacacagctcttCCTCTTTTAACATGACAGGGGGACGTGGGAGGGCATCGCCGGCCGTGCTCCATCCCTTGATGCCCATCGCCCGCCTCTACGTCTACGCCCTGCACGGCTGCCTTTGTGAGGTAGCCTTCACCGCTGCCTGCAACTGGTACGAGCTCCGCGACAGGAAGCTGGTCGGCCACACCAGCCTCTGGGCGCTCCCCATTTACAGCTCCGCCATCTTCCTCATCGAGCGCCTGCACCTGTGCCTGCACCCacgctgccccctggtggtccgGCTGACTGTCTACACCCTGCTCACCTACCTGTGGGAGTTCAGCACCGGGTTCATTCTGAGGCTGCTGGGGGCCTGCCCCTGGGACTACTCGTCCTTCCGCTGGAACGTGATGGGCCTGGTGACGCTGGAGTACGCCCTGCCCTGGGCCCTGGCCTGCCTCATCGCAGAGCGCCACATCATCAGAAACACCCTCAGGATGCGTCTGGAGAGCCCGCACCACACCTGA
- the LOC135244901 gene encoding hydroxycarboxylic acid receptor 2-like, producing MANSSLHCPSVHNLTVEVLPPVLILEFILGLPGNLVALWIFSCRMQRCTSNTMYLLNLLIADFLLLVSLPFRIDSLMRGENWVFGDAWCRINLVMLAVNRSASIGFMTIVAVDRYFKVVHPHHRVNRITTVQAGILCGMTWAVVLALRLPLLAEPLLQLSRDNVSMCRSFNSYSDPPPIIRLHNAVYVVEFFLPFLLLIFCSVRIIYILRHRQLDKKQQVKRAIQVVLLIVAVFTICFLPGIATGITALFIKKFRPEDCASYQMASQLFSLSIGFTYLNSTLDPIIYCLSSSTFRNTLKRSFNAMGVFHMQLSRRGSEVSDQ from the coding sequence ATGGCCAACTCGTCCCTGCACTGCCCGTCGGTCCACAACCTGACAGTTGAAGTGCTGCCCCCTGTCCTCATTCTGGAGTTTATACTGGGGCTGCCTGGTAATCTGGTGGCCCTGTGGATCTTCAGCTGCCGAATGCAGAGGTGCACGTCCAACACCATGTACCTGCTGAACCTGCTGATTGCGGACTTCCTCCTGCTGGTCAGCTTACCCTTCCGCATCGACAGCCTGATGCGCGGTGAGAACTGGGTGTTCGGTGACGCCTGGTGCCGCATAAACCTTGTCATGCTGGCGGTCAACCGTTCGGCCAGCATCGGATTCATGACCATCGTGGCTGTCGACCGTTACTTCAAGGTGGTCCACCCGCACCACCGGGTGAATCGGATCACAACAGTGCAGGCGGGAATTCTCTGTGGCATGACGTGGGCGGTGGTGTTGGCTCTgcggctccccctgctggccgaaCCCCTGTTGCAGCTATCACGGGACAACGTCTCCATGTGTCGCAGCTTCAACTCGTACAGCGATCCACCTCCGATCATCAGGCTGCACAACGCGGTCTACGTAGTAGAGTTCTTCCTGCCGTTCCTGCTCCTGATCTTCTGCTCCGTGCGGATCATTTACATCCTGCGTCATCGCCAGCTGGACAAGAAGCAGCAGGTGAAGCGGGCCATCCAGGTGGTGCTGCTCATCGTGGCCGTCTTCACCATCTGCTTCCTGCCGGGAATCGCCACTGGCATCACCGCCCTTTTCATCAAGAAATTTCGCCCCGAAGACTGCGCCTCCTACCAGATGGCTTCCCAGCTCTTCAGCTTGTCGATAGGGTTCACCTACCTGAACAGCACCCTGGACCCGATCATCTACTGCTTATCTAGCAGCACGTTTCGGAACACTCTCAAGAGGTCCTTCAATGCGATGGGCGTCTTCCACATGCAGCTGAGTCGAAGGGGTAGCGAGGTCAGTGACCAGTGA
- the LOC135244851 gene encoding hydroxycarboxylic acid receptor 2-like — protein sequence MSNFSMHCLEAQDFVGKVVPPALIVELLLGLPGNLVALWIFSCRMKDWKCNTVYQLNLLIADFLLLVSVPFRIDHLMRGENWVFGDIVCRINLFMLAVNRSASIGFLTIVAVDRYFKVVHPHHRVNRITTVQAGILCGMTWAVVLALRLPLLSIPLMQTPQDLNVSLCRSFSSYSNPSLIIILHYVVYILEFFLPFLLLIFCSLRIFLVLHGRQMGKKQKVKRAIQAVLLIVAVFAICFLPGIASGLAALFIQKFRPKDCASYRMATQLFSMSLGFTYLNSTLDPIIYCLSSTAFRNTLKDSLNALGICHFQESQNE from the coding sequence ATGTCCAACTTCTCCATGCACTGCTTGGAAGCCCAGGACTTTGTAGGTAAAGTGGTGCCCCCTGCCCTCATCGTGGAGTTACTACTGGGGCTGCCTGGTAATCTGGTGGCCCTGTGGATCTTCAGCTGCCGCATGAAGGACTGGAAGTGCAACACCGTGTACCAGCTGAACCTGCTGATTGCGGACTTCCTCCTGCTGGTCAGCGTACCCTTCCGCATCGATCACCTGATGCGCGGTGAGAACTGGGTGTTCGGCGATATCGTGTGCCGCATAAACCTTTTCATGCTGGCGGTCAACCGTTCGGCCAGCATCGGATTTTTGACCATCGTTGCTGTCGACCGTTACTTCAAGGTGGTCCACCCGCACCACCGGGTGAATCGGATCACAACAGTGCAGGCGGGAATTCTCTGTGGCATGACGTGGGCGGTGGTGTTGGCTTTGCGGCTCCCCCTGTTGTCAATCCCCCTCATGCAGACACCACAGGACCTCAACGTCTCCCTGTGTCGCAGTTTCAGCTCGTACAGCAACCCATCTCTGATCATCATTCTGCACTACGTGGTCTACATATTGGAGTTCTTTCTGCCGTTCCTGCTCCTGATCTTCTGCTCCCTGCGGATCTTTTTGGTCCTGCACGGCCGCCAGATGGGCAAGAAGCAGAAGGTGAAGCGGGCCATCCAGGCGGTGCTGCTCATCGTGGCCGTCTTCGCCATCTGCTTCCTGCCGGGAATCGCCTCTGGCCTCGCCGCCCTTTTCATCCAGAAATTTCGCCCCAAAGACTGCGCCTCCTACCGGATGGCTACCCAGCTCTTCAGCATGTCCCTCGGGTTCACCTACCTGAACAGCACCCTCGACCCGATCATCTACTGCTTATCTAGCACCGCATTCCGGAACACTCTCAAGGACTCACTCAACGCACTGGGCATATGTCACTTTCAGGAGAGCCAGAACGAGTGA
- the LOC135244949 gene encoding hydroxycarboxylic acid receptor 2-like produces MHCLEAQSLVGKVVPPMLIVEFQLGLPGNLVALWIFSCRMNDWKSNTVYLLNLLIADFLLLVSLPFRIDTLLRGENWVFGDAWCRINLFMLAVNRSASIGFLTIVAVDRYFKVVHPHHQVNRITTVQAGILCGTTWAVVLALRLPLLAAPLMQTSQDLNISLCRSFSSYSNPSLIIRLHYAVYILEFLLPFMLLIFCSLRIFWVLHSRQLDKKQQVKRAIQVVLLIVAVFTICFLPGIASGLAGIFILIFKPKDCASYRIVTQFFSMSLGFTYLNSTLDPLIYCFSSSIFRNTLKTSLNALGICHFKVSSQENMSGDD; encoded by the coding sequence ATGCACTGCCTGGAAGCCCAGAGCTTGGTAGGTAAAGTGGTGCCCCCTATGCTCATCGTGGAGTTTCAGCTGGGGTTGCCTGGTAACCTGGTGGCCCTGTGGATCTTCAGCTGCCGCATGAATGACTGGAAGTCCAACACCGTGTACCTGCTGAACCTGCTGATTGCGGACTTCCTCCTGCTGGTCAGCTTACCCTTCCGCATCGACACCCTGCTGCGCGGTGAGAACTGGGTGTTCGGTGACGCCTGGTGCCGCATAAACCTTTTCATGCTGGCGGTCAACCGTTCGGCCAGCATCGGATTTTTGACCATCGTGGCTGTCGACCGTTACTTCAAGGTGGTCCACCCGCACCATCAGGTGAATCGGATCACAACAGTGCAGGCGGGAATTCTCTGTGGCACGACGTGGGCGGTGGTGTTGGCTCTacggctccccctgctggccgccCCCCTCATGCAGACATCACAGGACCTCAACATCTCCCTGTGTCGCAGTTTCAGCTCGTACAGCAACCCATCTCTGATCATCAGGCTGCACTACGCAGTCTACATATTGGAGTTCCTCCTGCCATTCATGCTTCTGATCTTCTGCTCCCTGCGGATCTTCTGGGTCCTGCACAGCCGCCAGCTGGACAAGAAGCAGCAGGTGAAGCGGGCCATCCAGGTGGTGCTGCTCATCGTGGCCGTCTTCACCATCTGCTTCCTGCCGGGAATCGCCAGTGGGCTCGCTGGCATTTTCATTCTGATATTCAAACCCAAAGACTGCGCCTCCTACCGGATAGTCACCCAGTTCTTCAGCATGTCGCTCGGGTTCACCTACCTGAACAGCACCCTGGACCCTCTCATCTACTGCTTCTCCAGCAGCATATTTCGGAACACCCTCAAGACCTCCTTGAATGCACTGGGCATATGTCACTTCAAGGTGAGCTCGCAGGAAAACATGTCCGGTGACGATTGA